The Equus caballus isolate H_3958 breed thoroughbred chromosome 22, TB-T2T, whole genome shotgun sequence genome window below encodes:
- the RBCK1 gene encoding ranBP-type and C3HC4-type zinc finger-containing protein 1 isoform X1, protein MDEKTKKAEEMALRLARAVAGGDEQVAMQCATWLAEERVPLIVQLKPEVSPTQDIRLWVSVEDAQMHVDTIWLTVRADMTVASLKDMVFLDYGFPPTLQQWVIGQRLARDQETLHSHGVRRSGDSAYLYLLSARNTSLNPQELQRERQLRMLEDLGFKDLTLQPRGPLELAPPKPGAPQEPGPGQPAAAPEPPPVGWQCPGCTFINKPTRPGCEMCCRARPEAYQVPASYQPDEEERARLAGEEEALRQYQQRKQQQQEGNYLQHVQLDQRSLVLNTEPTECPVCYSVLAPGEAVVLRECLHTFCRECLQGTILNSQEAEVACPFIDNTYSCSGKLLEREIRALLSPEDYQRFLDLGVSIAENRSAFSYHCKTPDCKGWCFFEDDVNEFECPVCKQVNCLLCKAIHKDMNCKEYQDDLALRAQDDVAARQTTEMLRLMLQQGEAMHCPQCQIVVQKKDGCDWIRCTVCHTEICWVTKGPRWGPRGPGDTSGGCRCRVNGVPCHPSCQNCH, encoded by the exons ATGGACGAGAAGACCAAGAAAG CCGAGGAGATGGCCCTGAGACTCGCCCGGGCAGTTGCGGGCGGGGATGAACAGGTGGCTATGCagtgtgccacctggctggcagAGGAACGGGTGCCCCTGATTGTGCAGCTGAAGCCTGAAGTCTCCCCAACACAGGACATCAG GCTGTGGGTGAGCGTGGAGGATGCTCAGATGCACGTGGACACCATCTGGCTCACGGTGCGCGCTGACATGACCGTGGCTTCCCTCAAGGACATG GTCTTCCTGGACTACGGCTTCCCGCCCACCCTGCAGCAGTGGGTGATTGGGCAGCGGCTGGCCCGGGACCAGGAGACCCTGCACTCCCATGGGGTGCGGCGGAGCGGGGACAGCGCCTACCTCTACCTGCTGTCGGCCCGCAACACCTCGCTCAACCCGCAGGAGCTGCAGCGCGAGCGGCAATTGCGCATGCTGGAGG ATCTGGGCTTCAAGGACCTCACGCTGCAGCCGCGGGGCCCCCTGGAGCTGGCCCCCCCGAAGCCCGGGGCGCCGCAGGAGCCAGGGCCAGGGCAGCCGGCCGCCGCGCCCGAGCCCCCGCCG GTGGGCTGGCAGTGCCCCGGCTGCACCTTCATCAACAAGCCCACGCGGCCCGGCTGCGAGATGTGCTGCCGCGCGCGGCCCGAGGCCTACCAGGTGCCCGCCTCGTACCAGCCCGACGAGGAGGAGCGCGCGCGCCTGGCCGGCGAGGAGGAGGCGCTGCGCCAGTACCAGCAG cggaagcagcagcagcaggaggggaACTACCTGCAGCACGTGCAGCTGGATCAGCGGAGCCTGGTGCTGAACACCGAGCCCACCGAGTGCCCCGTGTGCTACTCGGTGCTGGCGCCCGGCGAGGCCGTGGTGCTGCGGGAGTGTCTGCACACCTTCTGCAG ggagTGTCTGCAGGGCACCATCCTCAACAGCCAGGAGGCTGAGGTCGCCTGCCCCTTCATTGACAACACCTACTCGTGCTCGGGCAAGCTGCTGGAGAGGGAGATCCGGGCG CTGCTGAGCCCTGAGGATTACCAGCGATTTCTGGACCTGGGCGTCTCCATCGCTGAGAACCGCAGTGCCTTCAGCTACCACTGCAAGACCCCCGACTGCAAGGGCTGGTGCTTCTTTGAGGATGATGTCAACGAGTTTGAGTGCCCCGTGTGCAAGCAAGTCAACTGCCTGCTCTGCAAG GCCATCCATAAGGATATGAACTGCAAGGAGTACCAGGATGACCTGGCCCTGCGGGCTCAGGATGATGTGGCTGCCCGGCAGACAACAGAGATGCTAAGG TTGATGCTGCAGCAGGGCGAGGCCATGCACTGCCCACAGTGCCAGATCGTGGTGCAGAAGAAGGATGGCTGCGACTGGATCCGCTGCACGGTCTGCCACACCGAGATCTGCTGGGTCACCAAGGGCCCACGCTGGGGCCCCCGG GGCCCAGGAGACACCAGTGGGGGCTGCCGCTGCCGGGTGAATGGGGTCCCTTGCCATCCCAGCTGTCAGAACTGCCACTGA
- the TRIB3 gene encoding tribbles homolog 3 yields MQATPLAAPAGAPSRKKRLELDDDLDTEGPTRKQAQSGPQPRLPPCPLALSPPPAPVRAPVGTTASRLGPYVLLEPEEDGRAYRALHCPTGTEYTCKVYPVCDALAVLEPYSRLPRHGHVARPTEVLAGTRHLYAFFPRPHGDMHSLVRRRRRLPEPEAAALFRQMAATVAHCHQHGLVLRDLQLRRFVFTDRERTKLVLENLEDACVLSGPDDSLCDKHACPAYVGPEILSSRPSYSGKAADVWSLGVVLFTMLAGHYPFQDSEPILLFGKIRRGVFVLPAGLSAPARCLIRCLLRREPAERLTAAGILLHPWLRENPTPSVPSGSHLWRTDQVVPSGPGLEEGEREAGLYG; encoded by the exons aTGCAAGCTACCCCTCTGGCTGCTCCTGCGGGTGCCCCCTCCAGGAAGAAGCGGTTGGAGTTGGACGATGACCTAGACACCGAGGGTCCCACCCGGAAACAAGCTCAAAGtgggccccagcccaggctgcccCCCTGTCCACTGGCCCTGAGCCCACCCCCTGCTCCAGTCCGTGCCCCTGTGGGGACCACTGCCTCCCGGCTTGGGCCCTATGTCCTCTTGGAGCCTGAGGAGGATGGCCGGGCCTACCGGGCCCTGCACTGCCCCACAGGAACCGAGTACACCTGCAAG GTGTACCCGGTTTGCGATGCCCTGGCGGTGCTGGAGCCCTACTCACGGCTGCCCCGCCACGGGCACGTGGCCCGGCCCACCGAGGTCTTGGCGGGCACGCGCCACCTCTACGCCTTTTTCCCGCGGCCCCACGGGGACATGCACAGCCTGgtgcgccgccgccgccgcctcccggaGCCCGAGGCCGCCGCGCTCTTCCGCCAGATGGCGGCCACTGTGGCGCACTGCCACCAGCACGGTCTAGTCCTGAGAGATCTCCAGCTGCGTCGCTTTGTCTTCACCGACCGTGAGAG GACGAAGCTGGTGCTGGAGAACCTGGAGGACGCCTGTGTGCTGAGCGGGCCAGACGACTCCTTGTGCGACAAGCACGCGTGCCCGGCTTATGTGGGACCGGAGATCCTCAGCTCGCGGCCATCCTACTCGGGCAAGGCGGCAGATGTCTGGAGCCTGGGTGTGGTGCTCTTCACCATGCTGGCCGGCCACTACCCCTTCCAGGACTCAGAGCCCATCCTGCTCTTTGGCAAGATCCGCCGCGGGGTCTTTGTCCTGCCTGCGGGCCTCTCAGCCCCGGCCCGCTGCCTGATCCGCTGCCTCCTTCGACGGGAGCCAGCCGAGCGGCTCACAGCTGCGGGCATCCTGCTGCACCCCTGGCTGCGGGAGAACCCGACGCCCTCGGTCCCATCCGGATCCCACCTCTGGAGGACTGACCAGGTGGTCCCCAGTGGaccggggctggaggagggagaaagggaagcgGGTCTGTATGGTTAG
- the RBCK1 gene encoding ranBP-type and C3HC4-type zinc finger-containing protein 1 isoform X4, which produces MHVDTIWLTVRADMTVASLKDMVFLDYGFPPTLQQWVIGQRLARDQETLHSHGVRRSGDSAYLYLLSARNTSLNPQELQRERQLRMLEDLGFKDLTLQPRGPLELAPPKPGAPQEPGPGQPAAAPEPPPVGWQCPGCTFINKPTRPGCEMCCRARPEAYQVPASYQPDEEERARLAGEEEALRQYQQRKQQQQEGNYLQHVQLDQRSLVLNTEPTECPVCYSVLAPGEAVVLRECLHTFCRECLQGTILNSQEAEVACPFIDNTYSCSGKLLEREIRALLSPEDYQRFLDLGVSIAENRSAFSYHCKTPDCKGWCFFEDDVNEFECPVCKQVNCLLCKAIHKDMNCKEYQDDLALRAQDDVAARQTTEMLRLMLQQGEAMHCPQCQIVVQKKDGCDWIRCTVCHTEICWVTKGPRWGPRGPGDTSGGCRCRVNGVPCHPSCQNCH; this is translated from the exons ATGCACGTGGACACCATCTGGCTCACGGTGCGCGCTGACATGACCGTGGCTTCCCTCAAGGACATG GTCTTCCTGGACTACGGCTTCCCGCCCACCCTGCAGCAGTGGGTGATTGGGCAGCGGCTGGCCCGGGACCAGGAGACCCTGCACTCCCATGGGGTGCGGCGGAGCGGGGACAGCGCCTACCTCTACCTGCTGTCGGCCCGCAACACCTCGCTCAACCCGCAGGAGCTGCAGCGCGAGCGGCAATTGCGCATGCTGGAGG ATCTGGGCTTCAAGGACCTCACGCTGCAGCCGCGGGGCCCCCTGGAGCTGGCCCCCCCGAAGCCCGGGGCGCCGCAGGAGCCAGGGCCAGGGCAGCCGGCCGCCGCGCCCGAGCCCCCGCCG GTGGGCTGGCAGTGCCCCGGCTGCACCTTCATCAACAAGCCCACGCGGCCCGGCTGCGAGATGTGCTGCCGCGCGCGGCCCGAGGCCTACCAGGTGCCCGCCTCGTACCAGCCCGACGAGGAGGAGCGCGCGCGCCTGGCCGGCGAGGAGGAGGCGCTGCGCCAGTACCAGCAG cggaagcagcagcagcaggaggggaACTACCTGCAGCACGTGCAGCTGGATCAGCGGAGCCTGGTGCTGAACACCGAGCCCACCGAGTGCCCCGTGTGCTACTCGGTGCTGGCGCCCGGCGAGGCCGTGGTGCTGCGGGAGTGTCTGCACACCTTCTGCAG ggagTGTCTGCAGGGCACCATCCTCAACAGCCAGGAGGCTGAGGTCGCCTGCCCCTTCATTGACAACACCTACTCGTGCTCGGGCAAGCTGCTGGAGAGGGAGATCCGGGCG CTGCTGAGCCCTGAGGATTACCAGCGATTTCTGGACCTGGGCGTCTCCATCGCTGAGAACCGCAGTGCCTTCAGCTACCACTGCAAGACCCCCGACTGCAAGGGCTGGTGCTTCTTTGAGGATGATGTCAACGAGTTTGAGTGCCCCGTGTGCAAGCAAGTCAACTGCCTGCTCTGCAAG GCCATCCATAAGGATATGAACTGCAAGGAGTACCAGGATGACCTGGCCCTGCGGGCTCAGGATGATGTGGCTGCCCGGCAGACAACAGAGATGCTAAGG TTGATGCTGCAGCAGGGCGAGGCCATGCACTGCCCACAGTGCCAGATCGTGGTGCAGAAGAAGGATGGCTGCGACTGGATCCGCTGCACGGTCTGCCACACCGAGATCTGCTGGGTCACCAAGGGCCCACGCTGGGGCCCCCGG GGCCCAGGAGACACCAGTGGGGGCTGCCGCTGCCGGGTGAATGGGGTCCCTTGCCATCCCAGCTGTCAGAACTGCCACTGA
- the RBCK1 gene encoding ranBP-type and C3HC4-type zinc finger-containing protein 1 isoform X2, translating into MDEKTKKAEEMALRLARAVAGGDEQVAMQCATWLAEERVPLIVQLKPEVSPTQDIRLWVSVEDAQMHVDTIWLTVRADMTVASLKDMVFLDYGFPPTLQQWVIGQRLARDQETLHSHGVRRSGDSAYLYLLSARNTSLNPQELQRERQLRMLEDLGFKDLTLQPRGPLELAPPKPGAPQEPGPGQPAAAPEPPPVGWQCPGCTFINKPTRPGCEMCCRARPEAYQVPASYQPDEEERARLAGEEEALRQYQQRKQQQQEGNYLQHVQLDQRSLVLNTEPTECPVCYSVLAPGEAVVLRECLHTFCRECLQGTILNSQEAEVACPFIDNTYSCSGKLLEREIRALLSPEDYQRFLDLGVSIAENRSAFSYHCKTPDCKGWCFFEDDVNEFECPVCKQVNCLLCKAIHKDMNCKEYQDDLALRAQDDVAARQTTEMLRCQIVVQKKDGCDWIRCTVCHTEICWVTKGPRWGPRGPGDTSGGCRCRVNGVPCHPSCQNCH; encoded by the exons ATGGACGAGAAGACCAAGAAAG CCGAGGAGATGGCCCTGAGACTCGCCCGGGCAGTTGCGGGCGGGGATGAACAGGTGGCTATGCagtgtgccacctggctggcagAGGAACGGGTGCCCCTGATTGTGCAGCTGAAGCCTGAAGTCTCCCCAACACAGGACATCAG GCTGTGGGTGAGCGTGGAGGATGCTCAGATGCACGTGGACACCATCTGGCTCACGGTGCGCGCTGACATGACCGTGGCTTCCCTCAAGGACATG GTCTTCCTGGACTACGGCTTCCCGCCCACCCTGCAGCAGTGGGTGATTGGGCAGCGGCTGGCCCGGGACCAGGAGACCCTGCACTCCCATGGGGTGCGGCGGAGCGGGGACAGCGCCTACCTCTACCTGCTGTCGGCCCGCAACACCTCGCTCAACCCGCAGGAGCTGCAGCGCGAGCGGCAATTGCGCATGCTGGAGG ATCTGGGCTTCAAGGACCTCACGCTGCAGCCGCGGGGCCCCCTGGAGCTGGCCCCCCCGAAGCCCGGGGCGCCGCAGGAGCCAGGGCCAGGGCAGCCGGCCGCCGCGCCCGAGCCCCCGCCG GTGGGCTGGCAGTGCCCCGGCTGCACCTTCATCAACAAGCCCACGCGGCCCGGCTGCGAGATGTGCTGCCGCGCGCGGCCCGAGGCCTACCAGGTGCCCGCCTCGTACCAGCCCGACGAGGAGGAGCGCGCGCGCCTGGCCGGCGAGGAGGAGGCGCTGCGCCAGTACCAGCAG cggaagcagcagcagcaggaggggaACTACCTGCAGCACGTGCAGCTGGATCAGCGGAGCCTGGTGCTGAACACCGAGCCCACCGAGTGCCCCGTGTGCTACTCGGTGCTGGCGCCCGGCGAGGCCGTGGTGCTGCGGGAGTGTCTGCACACCTTCTGCAG ggagTGTCTGCAGGGCACCATCCTCAACAGCCAGGAGGCTGAGGTCGCCTGCCCCTTCATTGACAACACCTACTCGTGCTCGGGCAAGCTGCTGGAGAGGGAGATCCGGGCG CTGCTGAGCCCTGAGGATTACCAGCGATTTCTGGACCTGGGCGTCTCCATCGCTGAGAACCGCAGTGCCTTCAGCTACCACTGCAAGACCCCCGACTGCAAGGGCTGGTGCTTCTTTGAGGATGATGTCAACGAGTTTGAGTGCCCCGTGTGCAAGCAAGTCAACTGCCTGCTCTGCAAG GCCATCCATAAGGATATGAACTGCAAGGAGTACCAGGATGACCTGGCCCTGCGGGCTCAGGATGATGTGGCTGCCCGGCAGACAACAGAGATGCTAAGG TGCCAGATCGTGGTGCAGAAGAAGGATGGCTGCGACTGGATCCGCTGCACGGTCTGCCACACCGAGATCTGCTGGGTCACCAAGGGCCCACGCTGGGGCCCCCGG GGCCCAGGAGACACCAGTGGGGGCTGCCGCTGCCGGGTGAATGGGGTCCCTTGCCATCCCAGCTGTCAGAACTGCCACTGA
- the RBCK1 gene encoding ranBP-type and C3HC4-type zinc finger-containing protein 1 isoform X3 produces the protein MDEKTKKAEEMALRLARAVAGGDEQVAMQCATWLAEERVPLIVQLKPEVSPTQDIRLWVSVEDAQMHVDTIWLTVRADMTVASLKDMELQRERQLRMLEDLGFKDLTLQPRGPLELAPPKPGAPQEPGPGQPAAAPEPPPVGWQCPGCTFINKPTRPGCEMCCRARPEAYQVPASYQPDEEERARLAGEEEALRQYQQRKQQQQEGNYLQHVQLDQRSLVLNTEPTECPVCYSVLAPGEAVVLRECLHTFCRECLQGTILNSQEAEVACPFIDNTYSCSGKLLEREIRALLSPEDYQRFLDLGVSIAENRSAFSYHCKTPDCKGWCFFEDDVNEFECPVCKQVNCLLCKAIHKDMNCKEYQDDLALRAQDDVAARQTTEMLRLMLQQGEAMHCPQCQIVVQKKDGCDWIRCTVCHTEICWVTKGPRWGPRGPGDTSGGCRCRVNGVPCHPSCQNCH, from the exons ATGGACGAGAAGACCAAGAAAG CCGAGGAGATGGCCCTGAGACTCGCCCGGGCAGTTGCGGGCGGGGATGAACAGGTGGCTATGCagtgtgccacctggctggcagAGGAACGGGTGCCCCTGATTGTGCAGCTGAAGCCTGAAGTCTCCCCAACACAGGACATCAG GCTGTGGGTGAGCGTGGAGGATGCTCAGATGCACGTGGACACCATCTGGCTCACGGTGCGCGCTGACATGACCGTGGCTTCCCTCAAGGACATG GAGCTGCAGCGCGAGCGGCAATTGCGCATGCTGGAGG ATCTGGGCTTCAAGGACCTCACGCTGCAGCCGCGGGGCCCCCTGGAGCTGGCCCCCCCGAAGCCCGGGGCGCCGCAGGAGCCAGGGCCAGGGCAGCCGGCCGCCGCGCCCGAGCCCCCGCCG GTGGGCTGGCAGTGCCCCGGCTGCACCTTCATCAACAAGCCCACGCGGCCCGGCTGCGAGATGTGCTGCCGCGCGCGGCCCGAGGCCTACCAGGTGCCCGCCTCGTACCAGCCCGACGAGGAGGAGCGCGCGCGCCTGGCCGGCGAGGAGGAGGCGCTGCGCCAGTACCAGCAG cggaagcagcagcagcaggaggggaACTACCTGCAGCACGTGCAGCTGGATCAGCGGAGCCTGGTGCTGAACACCGAGCCCACCGAGTGCCCCGTGTGCTACTCGGTGCTGGCGCCCGGCGAGGCCGTGGTGCTGCGGGAGTGTCTGCACACCTTCTGCAG ggagTGTCTGCAGGGCACCATCCTCAACAGCCAGGAGGCTGAGGTCGCCTGCCCCTTCATTGACAACACCTACTCGTGCTCGGGCAAGCTGCTGGAGAGGGAGATCCGGGCG CTGCTGAGCCCTGAGGATTACCAGCGATTTCTGGACCTGGGCGTCTCCATCGCTGAGAACCGCAGTGCCTTCAGCTACCACTGCAAGACCCCCGACTGCAAGGGCTGGTGCTTCTTTGAGGATGATGTCAACGAGTTTGAGTGCCCCGTGTGCAAGCAAGTCAACTGCCTGCTCTGCAAG GCCATCCATAAGGATATGAACTGCAAGGAGTACCAGGATGACCTGGCCCTGCGGGCTCAGGATGATGTGGCTGCCCGGCAGACAACAGAGATGCTAAGG TTGATGCTGCAGCAGGGCGAGGCCATGCACTGCCCACAGTGCCAGATCGTGGTGCAGAAGAAGGATGGCTGCGACTGGATCCGCTGCACGGTCTGCCACACCGAGATCTGCTGGGTCACCAAGGGCCCACGCTGGGGCCCCCGG GGCCCAGGAGACACCAGTGGGGGCTGCCGCTGCCGGGTGAATGGGGTCCCTTGCCATCCCAGCTGTCAGAACTGCCACTGA